A window of Aeromicrobium sp. Root236 contains these coding sequences:
- a CDS encoding TfoX/Sxy family protein produces MARNELQEAAHARLEELSAEHQKLPGVDWGRMFGSTGLRVRGKVFAVAAHAGGLLIKVPEAHADALAESGVAEHMVMGGVPRREWVLVPDDADDATWAEQLAAAYAYVDSITP; encoded by the coding sequence ATGGCCAGGAACGAGCTGCAGGAAGCCGCACACGCCCGCCTCGAGGAGCTGTCGGCTGAGCACCAGAAGCTGCCCGGCGTCGACTGGGGACGCATGTTCGGGTCGACCGGGCTGCGCGTACGCGGCAAGGTCTTCGCCGTCGCCGCCCATGCCGGCGGGTTGCTGATCAAGGTGCCCGAGGCGCACGCCGACGCGCTCGCCGAGTCCGGCGTCGCCGAGCACATGGTCATGGGTGGCGTGCCGCGACGTGAGTGGGTGCTCGTGCCGGACGACGCCGACGACGCGACGTGGGCCGAACAGCTCGCCGCCGCCTACGCCTACGTCGACTCGATCACGCCCTGA
- a CDS encoding WhiB family transcriptional regulator: MASIGRLPKALQEVYEWQYDAACVGVDESVFFSPDAERGPSRRAREAAAKALCAVCPVVRECLEHALAVREPYGVWGGLSINERMHLLQDRKTA; the protein is encoded by the coding sequence GTGGCCAGCATCGGCCGCCTGCCCAAAGCGTTGCAGGAGGTCTACGAGTGGCAGTACGACGCGGCCTGCGTGGGCGTCGACGAGTCCGTCTTCTTCTCCCCCGACGCTGAGCGCGGCCCGAGTCGCCGGGCTCGCGAGGCGGCCGCCAAGGCGCTGTGCGCCGTGTGCCCGGTCGTCCGGGAGTGCCTCGAGCACGCGCTCGCGGTGCGCGAGCCCTACGGCGTCTGGGGTGGCCTGAGCATCAACGAGCGCATGCACCTGCTGCAGGACCGCAAGACCGCCTAG
- a CDS encoding cyclopropane-fatty-acyl-phospholipid synthase family protein, which produces MSISADRPPAHSFGVSRAPRTPFKARAAKAILRPTVNRVPVRLRFADGRAWGAGGPDAPEMRVVRPKAFFARLGADTKIGFGEAYMAGDWTTGNGTDLADLLEPFAARMATIVPVPLQKFRVFVDKRLPHHQRNSVKGSRQNIEAHYDLSNDLFAQFLDPSMTYSSAWFESADQDLEAAQLRKIDAILDDAHVTAGTRVLEIGSGWGALAIRAAQRGAAVTTITLSSEQAALAQERFAEAGVEVDLQLVDYREVTGEYDAIVSVEMIEAVGEEYWPTYFATIDKLLAPGGHVAIQAITMAHHRYLATRNSYGWIQKYIFPGGLIPSLEAIDQSLDAHTSLAVTHRRSLGQDYARTLHQWRDTFNANWDAIRTQGFDETFRRMWEFYLAYCEAGFRTGYLDVFQLSIARPAEG; this is translated from the coding sequence ATGAGCATCTCTGCCGACCGGCCACCAGCCCATTCCTTCGGTGTCTCACGCGCACCACGCACTCCGTTCAAGGCACGCGCCGCCAAGGCGATCCTCAGGCCCACCGTCAACCGGGTGCCCGTACGCCTGAGGTTCGCCGACGGCCGTGCCTGGGGCGCCGGCGGTCCGGACGCCCCGGAGATGCGGGTCGTACGCCCCAAGGCGTTCTTCGCCCGGCTCGGGGCGGACACCAAGATCGGGTTCGGCGAGGCCTACATGGCCGGTGACTGGACGACCGGCAACGGGACCGACCTGGCTGACCTGCTGGAGCCGTTCGCCGCGCGGATGGCGACGATCGTCCCGGTCCCGCTGCAGAAGTTCCGCGTGTTCGTCGACAAGCGGCTGCCGCACCACCAGCGCAACTCGGTCAAGGGTTCGCGCCAGAACATCGAGGCGCACTACGACCTGTCCAACGACCTGTTCGCGCAGTTCCTCGACCCGTCGATGACGTACTCGTCAGCCTGGTTCGAGTCGGCTGACCAGGACCTCGAGGCCGCCCAGCTGCGCAAGATCGACGCGATCCTCGACGACGCGCATGTCACGGCCGGCACCCGGGTGCTGGAGATCGGCAGTGGCTGGGGTGCCCTCGCGATCCGCGCGGCGCAGCGCGGCGCTGCGGTCACGACCATCACGCTGTCGTCGGAGCAGGCCGCCCTGGCGCAGGAGCGGTTCGCCGAGGCCGGCGTCGAGGTCGACCTGCAGCTCGTCGACTATCGCGAGGTCACCGGCGAGTACGACGCCATCGTCAGCGTCGAGATGATCGAGGCCGTCGGCGAGGAGTACTGGCCGACCTACTTCGCCACGATCGACAAGCTGCTCGCACCCGGAGGACACGTCGCGATCCAGGCGATCACGATGGCGCACCACCGCTACCTCGCGACCCGCAACTCGTACGGATGGATCCAGAAGTACATCTTCCCCGGTGGGCTGATCCCGTCGCTCGAGGCGATCGACCAGTCGCTCGACGCGCACACCTCGCTGGCGGTGACGCATCGCCGTTCGCTCGGTCAGGACTACGCCCGCACGCTGCACCAGTGGCGCGACACGTTCAACGCCAACTGGGACGCCATCAGGACGCAAGGGTTCGACGAGACGTTCCGGCGTATGTGGGAGTTCTACCTCGCCTATTGCGAGGCGGGCTTCCGCACCGGCTACCTCGACGTCTTCCAGCTCTCCATCGCCCGGCCCGCGGAGGGCTGA
- a CDS encoding fatty acid desaturase, which produces MAKTKNAPIKPHSARNHNAAPLSLVDTTSDKKATIGLEYMTYEQLEEFGEELNAVRQRVLDDLGQKDADYIRRVIKAQKASEVLGRIGIFMPFFPPVFIAGILFLGLAKILDNMEIGHNVMHGQYDWMNDPMVDASRYEWDNIAPAKDWKHGHNYIHHTYTNIHGMDRDIGYNMFRIDEDQPWYASHRFNLPLAFILMLVFEWGIMYHGVELDQYLQGKITKEDFQGRKKRALKKIRKQVFKDYVAWPALGLALVPFVGWWAPVAILVANIVANVIRNVWSFIIIFCGHFPAEVQTFAEEDAQNETRGQWYLRQLLGSANITGHKPFHVLTGNLSYQVEHHLFPDIPARRYPEVAEDVKRLVEKYGLQYNTGRLSKQVASVIRQLAKLGHKPDDPYKIGNSPESKALRRAKREAEAARREEAARAPQLTS; this is translated from the coding sequence ATGGCCAAGACCAAGAACGCGCCCATCAAGCCCCACAGCGCGCGCAACCACAACGCCGCTCCCCTGTCGCTGGTCGACACCACCAGCGACAAGAAGGCCACGATCGGCCTCGAGTACATGACGTACGAGCAGCTCGAGGAGTTCGGCGAGGAGCTCAACGCCGTGCGCCAGCGCGTGCTCGACGACCTCGGCCAGAAGGACGCCGACTACATCCGGCGCGTCATCAAGGCGCAGAAGGCCAGCGAGGTGCTGGGCCGCATCGGCATCTTCATGCCGTTCTTCCCGCCCGTCTTCATCGCCGGCATCCTGTTCCTCGGCCTGGCCAAGATCCTCGACAACATGGAGATCGGCCACAACGTCATGCACGGCCAGTACGACTGGATGAACGACCCGATGGTCGACGCCAGCCGCTACGAGTGGGACAACATCGCCCCCGCCAAGGACTGGAAGCACGGCCACAACTACATCCACCACACCTACACCAACATCCACGGCATGGACCGGGACATCGGCTACAACATGTTCCGCATCGACGAGGACCAGCCGTGGTACGCCAGCCACCGCTTCAACCTGCCGCTCGCGTTCATCCTGATGCTCGTGTTCGAGTGGGGCATCATGTACCACGGCGTCGAGCTCGACCAGTACCTCCAGGGCAAGATCACCAAGGAGGACTTCCAGGGTCGCAAGAAGCGCGCGCTCAAGAAGATCCGCAAGCAGGTCTTCAAGGACTACGTCGCGTGGCCCGCCCTCGGCCTGGCCCTCGTGCCGTTCGTCGGCTGGTGGGCGCCGGTCGCCATCCTGGTCGCCAACATCGTCGCCAACGTGATCCGCAACGTGTGGTCCTTCATCATCATCTTCTGCGGCCACTTCCCGGCCGAAGTGCAGACCTTCGCCGAGGAGGACGCGCAGAACGAGACCCGCGGCCAGTGGTACCTGCGCCAGCTGCTCGGCTCGGCCAACATCACCGGGCACAAGCCGTTCCACGTGCTGACCGGCAACCTGAGCTACCAGGTAGAGCACCACCTGTTCCCCGACATCCCGGCCCGTCGCTACCCCGAGGTCGCCGAGGACGTGAAGCGCCTGGTCGAGAAGTACGGCCTGCAGTACAACACGGGCCGGTTGTCCAAGCAGGTCGCCAGCGTCATCCGGCAGCTCGCCAAGCTCGGCCACAAGCCCGACGACCCGTACAAGATCGGCAACAGCCCCGAGTCCAAGGCGCTGCGCCGGGCCAAGCGGGAGGCGGAAGCCGCCCGTCGCGAAGAAGCGGCACGTGCGCCACAATTGACCTCGTAG
- a CDS encoding ferredoxin reductase has translation MGIIRKALTSRPVASLTSPHTIDHYLDQIHPMLAAENVRARVVEVVQETGDASTVILRPNGAWKGFTPGQHVQFGVEVDGTRRVRCFSVSSSRAAKKGTFSVSVKAHPDGYVSQFLHKELKPRTIVYLSQAEGEFVLPRQVPDNLLLVSGGSGITPVMSMIRTLRDTGHQGRVTFLHYARSRDDEMFTADLDALAEAANVTVMRIYTRQPAPGAELKGRFHVDHLKHLGIDPTETLTYVCGPAGLIATVRDTYTELGAADQLQLEYFKVPSVDLDAADATGTLTFDDAKIEADNSGATILEQAEAAGLKPEFGCRMGVCNTCVVKKNHGAVRHVISNEISANTDETIKICVHVPVGDVNVAL, from the coding sequence ATGGGCATCATCCGCAAGGCGCTCACCTCGCGCCCGGTCGCCTCTCTGACCTCCCCCCACACGATCGACCACTACCTCGACCAGATCCACCCGATGCTCGCAGCGGAGAACGTGCGCGCCCGGGTCGTCGAGGTCGTCCAGGAGACCGGTGACGCCAGCACGGTCATCCTCCGCCCCAACGGCGCCTGGAAGGGCTTCACCCCCGGCCAGCACGTCCAGTTCGGCGTCGAGGTCGACGGCACGCGCCGCGTCCGCTGCTTCTCCGTGTCGAGCTCGCGGGCGGCCAAGAAGGGCACGTTCAGCGTCTCGGTCAAGGCCCACCCCGACGGCTACGTCTCGCAGTTCCTGCACAAGGAGCTCAAGCCGCGCACGATCGTCTACCTGTCCCAGGCCGAGGGCGAGTTCGTCCTCCCCCGCCAGGTGCCCGACAACCTGCTGCTGGTCAGCGGCGGGTCCGGCATCACGCCGGTCATGTCGATGATCCGCACCTTGCGCGACACCGGCCACCAGGGCCGTGTCACGTTCCTGCACTACGCCCGTTCGCGCGACGACGAGATGTTCACCGCCGACCTCGACGCGCTCGCCGAGGCGGCCAACGTGACGGTCATGCGCATCTACACGCGCCAGCCGGCACCCGGAGCCGAGCTCAAGGGCCGCTTCCACGTCGACCACCTCAAGCACCTCGGCATCGACCCGACCGAGACCCTCACGTACGTCTGCGGCCCGGCCGGCCTGATCGCCACCGTCCGCGACACCTACACCGAGCTCGGCGCCGCAGACCAGCTCCAGCTCGAGTACTTCAAGGTGCCGTCCGTCGACCTCGACGCGGCTGACGCCACCGGGACCCTGACGTTCGACGACGCCAAGATCGAGGCCGACAACTCTGGCGCCACGATCCTCGAACAGGCCGAGGCCGCGGGACTCAAGCCCGAGTTCGGCTGCCGCATGGGCGTCTGCAACACCTGCGTCGTCAAGAAGAACCACGGTGCGGTGCGCCACGTGATCAGCAACGAGATCAGCGCCAACACCGACGAGACCATCAAGATCTGTGTGCACGTCCCCGTCGGCGACGTCAACGTCGCACTCTAG
- a CDS encoding TetR family transcriptional regulator gives MTEPAPSASRQAQKERTRQAILASALELSHEKGFAQVSLRQVSRHAGVVPTAFYRHFESMDQLGLALVEQSFSTLRRMIRDAQRDPHVFDNIIDAAADVLVEAVKQSKAHFAFVARERVGGPEVVRTAIRHELDLFVSELAVVLARLPNIENWSTEDVQMVSRLFVRNMVSNAEEVVEMPDGRPDLEEQIKEGARRQMRLIVVGFRDWRS, from the coding sequence ATGACCGAGCCAGCACCATCCGCCTCGCGTCAGGCCCAGAAGGAGCGCACCCGCCAGGCCATCCTCGCCTCGGCGCTGGAGCTGAGCCACGAGAAGGGCTTTGCGCAGGTCAGCCTCCGCCAGGTGTCACGCCACGCGGGCGTCGTGCCGACGGCCTTCTACCGCCACTTCGAGTCGATGGACCAGCTGGGCCTCGCCCTTGTCGAGCAGTCGTTCTCGACGTTGCGGCGCATGATCCGCGACGCGCAGCGCGATCCGCACGTGTTCGACAACATCATCGACGCCGCCGCAGACGTGTTGGTCGAGGCGGTCAAGCAGAGCAAGGCGCACTTCGCGTTCGTCGCCCGCGAGCGGGTCGGCGGGCCCGAGGTCGTACGCACGGCGATCCGCCACGAGCTCGACCTGTTCGTCAGCGAGCTCGCGGTGGTGCTGGCGCGGCTGCCCAACATCGAGAACTGGTCGACCGAGGACGTGCAGATGGTCTCGCGCCTGTTCGTCCGCAACATGGTGTCCAACGCCGAGGAGGTCGTGGAGATGCCTGACGGGCGGCCCGACCTCGAGGAGCAGATCAAGGAGGGCGCCCGCCGGCAGATGCGCCTGATCGTCGTCGGCTTCCGCGACTGGCGCAGTTGA
- a CDS encoding SRPBCC family protein — MPRITRRTFVAAPAPHVWQLAGNFAEWHPTLRIYANGPEAPADVVVTIVSRDDEAMTLSYHIPDPPFPIANHRATILVEDAGHSCSYVTWEADFTAEPEVLQELEDSIGDDVFAKALDNLATYAQDEYGNQQVNRAS, encoded by the coding sequence ATGCCCCGGATCACCCGTCGTACGTTCGTCGCCGCCCCCGCCCCGCACGTGTGGCAGCTGGCCGGCAACTTCGCCGAATGGCACCCCACGCTCCGCATCTACGCCAACGGGCCCGAGGCACCGGCCGACGTCGTCGTGACGATCGTGTCGCGGGACGACGAGGCGATGACGCTGTCGTACCACATCCCCGATCCGCCGTTCCCGATCGCGAACCACCGCGCGACGATCCTCGTCGAGGACGCCGGCCACTCCTGCTCGTACGTCACGTGGGAGGCCGACTTCACGGCCGAGCCCGAGGTGCTGCAGGAGCTCGAGGACTCGATCGGCGACGACGTCTTCGCCAAGGCTCTCGACAACCTCGCGACGTACGCGCAGGACGAGTACGGCAACCAGCAGGTCAACCGCGCCAGCTGA
- a CDS encoding TetR/AcrR family transcriptional regulator, with translation MVVARTARERARAEITAEILAAARAQLGEVGPSQLSLRAVAREVGMVSSAVYRYYASRDELLTALIIAAYDELGAAAEAADEAVEDRTDHLGRWMATCRATREWAVSHPHDYALIYGSPVPGYAAPQDTVVPATRVIVRLVEIIVAAHASGSAAQGTRPPAEAADPSDVVADAMAFIAERSDVDLEALPELVMRTLMVWSAIFGTLSFEIFGHLKGSVSDYEGYYEQTTLRLAGDLGLAE, from the coding sequence ATGGTAGTTGCCAGAACCGCCCGAGAACGGGCCCGCGCCGAGATCACCGCCGAGATCCTGGCCGCCGCCCGCGCCCAGCTCGGCGAGGTGGGCCCCAGCCAGCTGTCCCTGCGAGCCGTCGCCCGCGAGGTCGGCATGGTCTCGTCAGCGGTCTACCGCTACTACGCCAGCCGCGACGAGCTGCTGACCGCGCTGATCATCGCGGCGTACGACGAGCTCGGCGCTGCGGCCGAAGCCGCCGACGAGGCGGTCGAGGACCGCACGGACCACTTGGGGCGGTGGATGGCGACCTGCCGAGCGACCCGCGAGTGGGCCGTCAGCCACCCGCACGACTACGCCCTGATCTACGGCTCCCCCGTGCCGGGCTACGCCGCACCCCAGGACACCGTCGTACCGGCGACCCGGGTGATCGTACGACTCGTCGAGATCATCGTCGCCGCACACGCGTCGGGGTCCGCCGCGCAAGGGACCCGGCCACCCGCCGAGGCCGCCGATCCGTCGGACGTGGTCGCCGATGCGATGGCGTTCATCGCCGAGCGGAGCGACGTCGACCTCGAGGCGCTCCCTGAGCTGGTGATGCGCACGCTCATGGTGTGGTCCGCGATCTTCGGGACGCTGTCGTTCGAGATCTTCGGACACCTCAAGGGATCGGTGAGCGACTACGAGGGCTACTACGAGCAGACGACGCTCCGGCTCGCCGGTGACCTCGGCCTCGCCGAGTGA
- a CDS encoding NAD-dependent epimerase/dehydratase family protein, whose amino-acid sequence MSDRHLVVGAGPVGRHVAQLLADRGADVTVATRSGTDTGIDGVTHLKLDASDADALSAAAEGVSVLYNCANPADYTTWQKFWPPLAAAFLVAAERSGAVYAITGNLYPYGPVGQPMTEDLPDAATDHKGRLRASMWAEAKALHDAGRIRTVEVRGSDYMGTGVGGNGHVTRQVPGALKGRRAWVFNAKDVPHTFTDVLDTARLLIAAAEDESAHGRTWHVPSNPPRTQEQAITDVLTSVGKPAVKVSVVPNAVFAGLAKVVPLLRELRELSYQWTEPYVLDDSAAREHFGMEPTPWDEVCRRSAVV is encoded by the coding sequence ATGTCTGATCGTCACCTCGTCGTCGGAGCCGGACCCGTCGGCCGTCACGTCGCCCAGCTGCTCGCGGACCGCGGTGCAGACGTCACGGTCGCCACCCGCTCGGGCACGGACACCGGCATCGACGGCGTGACGCACCTGAAGCTGGACGCCTCGGACGCCGACGCCCTGAGTGCTGCCGCGGAGGGTGTCTCCGTGCTCTACAACTGCGCGAACCCCGCGGACTACACCACGTGGCAGAAGTTCTGGCCGCCGCTCGCTGCGGCGTTCCTCGTCGCTGCCGAGCGGTCCGGCGCGGTGTATGCGATCACCGGCAACCTCTATCCGTACGGGCCGGTGGGCCAGCCGATGACGGAGGACCTGCCGGACGCGGCCACCGACCACAAGGGCCGGCTGCGTGCCTCGATGTGGGCCGAGGCCAAGGCGCTGCACGATGCCGGCCGGATCCGCACCGTCGAGGTCCGCGGTTCGGACTACATGGGCACGGGCGTCGGCGGCAACGGCCACGTCACGCGGCAGGTGCCCGGGGCGCTCAAGGGCAGGCGTGCCTGGGTCTTCAACGCCAAGGACGTCCCTCACACGTTCACCGACGTGCTCGACACCGCACGGCTCCTCATCGCCGCTGCCGAGGACGAGTCGGCGCACGGCCGTACGTGGCACGTGCCCAGCAACCCGCCGCGTACGCAGGAGCAGGCGATCACCGACGTGCTCACCAGCGTCGGCAAGCCGGCCGTCAAGGTCAGCGTCGTGCCCAACGCCGTGTTCGCTGGGCTGGCGAAGGTCGTGCCGCTGCTCCGTGAGCTGCGTGAGCTGTCCTACCAGTGGACCGAGCCGTACGTGCTCGACGACAGCGCCGCTCGCGAGCACTTCGGCATGGAGCCGACGCCGTGGGACGAGGTCTGTCGCCGCAGCGCGGTGGTCTGA
- a CDS encoding M48 family metallopeptidase: MKYTVRAALAVALLIGFYVVAIGVAAGLIFLVVEAARVGLSGFALAKIGFVVVIVAFGIFKGLFSRTKDTSGPAGVLVSDRDQPGLWSEVRELAGAVGTRSPDEIRLVPQVNAAVSEDAKFLGLISGTRRMYIGVPLVLGLSRQELRSVLAHELGHYSGKHTALGPVTYRGKEAIARVLGELGPDSIVGRLLGLYARLYYAVSHSVSRRQELEADEFSARLAGRGAAASSLSKLLPLDAAWDHFVDSYAALGQDSGRRPAEIFQGFASMLDDPETREQLVKIRDEHPEQPSSVYDSHPPTSQRIAKIEALADDGVVDDGTPGTSLLDDPAAAFGKLEADIFAGSNLRPTAWEVLVTDAFTTRVGRAAEALATQARRVGAPPTLRTAVERLGRPGSPGLLEGAEVEEEREIVARLLADAAADSLVREGAAAFALTWNGGLATLRTGAGQSVDPWGPAFEAASEPTSAAFTAWASTHGVDLDREIPAAQPVAGV, encoded by the coding sequence ATGAAGTACACGGTGCGCGCAGCGCTGGCGGTGGCCCTGCTGATCGGGTTCTATGTCGTCGCCATCGGCGTCGCCGCGGGACTGATCTTCCTGGTCGTGGAAGCCGCGCGGGTCGGCCTGTCGGGATTCGCCTTGGCCAAGATCGGGTTCGTCGTCGTCATCGTGGCGTTCGGCATCTTCAAGGGGCTGTTCAGCCGCACCAAGGACACGAGCGGACCGGCGGGTGTGCTGGTGTCGGACCGGGACCAGCCCGGGTTGTGGTCCGAAGTACGCGAGCTCGCCGGCGCGGTCGGCACCCGCTCGCCCGACGAGATCCGCCTGGTGCCGCAGGTCAACGCCGCGGTGTCGGAGGATGCGAAGTTCCTCGGTCTGATCTCGGGCACCCGTCGGATGTACATCGGTGTGCCCCTCGTGCTGGGCCTGTCCCGCCAGGAGCTCCGTTCGGTGCTCGCTCACGAGCTCGGTCACTACTCCGGCAAGCACACGGCGTTGGGACCCGTCACCTATCGCGGCAAGGAGGCGATCGCCCGCGTGCTCGGCGAGCTCGGTCCCGACTCGATCGTCGGGCGGCTCCTCGGCCTGTATGCCCGCCTGTACTACGCCGTCTCGCACTCAGTCAGTCGCCGTCAGGAGCTCGAGGCGGACGAGTTCAGCGCCCGCCTGGCCGGCCGTGGAGCCGCTGCCTCGTCGTTGAGCAAGCTGCTGCCGCTCGACGCCGCGTGGGACCACTTCGTCGACTCGTACGCCGCGCTCGGTCAGGACTCCGGGCGGCGGCCCGCGGAGATCTTCCAAGGATTCGCCTCGATGCTCGACGACCCGGAGACCCGCGAGCAGCTGGTCAAGATCCGCGACGAGCATCCTGAGCAGCCGTCCTCGGTCTACGACAGCCACCCACCGACCAGCCAGCGGATCGCGAAGATCGAGGCGTTGGCGGACGACGGGGTCGTCGACGACGGCACCCCCGGCACGTCCCTGCTCGACGATCCGGCCGCGGCGTTCGGGAAGCTCGAGGCGGACATCTTCGCCGGGAGCAACCTGCGACCGACGGCGTGGGAGGTGCTGGTCACCGACGCGTTCACCACGCGGGTGGGCCGGGCCGCGGAGGCTCTGGCCACGCAGGCACGACGCGTCGGTGCGCCGCCGACGCTGCGTACCGCCGTCGAGCGGCTGGGCAGGCCAGGGAGCCCGGGGCTGCTGGAGGGCGCCGAGGTCGAGGAGGAGCGCGAGATCGTCGCTCGACTGCTGGCGGACGCAGCGGCCGACAGCTTGGTGCGTGAAGGCGCTGCGGCATTCGCGCTCACCTGGAACGGCGGCCTCGCCACGCTCCGGACCGGCGCGGGGCAGAGCGTCGACCCATGGGGACCTGCGTTCGAAGCGGCGTCCGAGCCGACGAGCGCGGCGTTCACGGCATGGGCTTCGACGCACGGCGTCGACCTCGACCGCGAGATCCCGGCCGCTCAGCCGGTGGCCGGGGTCTAG
- a CDS encoding GNAT family N-acetyltransferase codes for MTVSTAHELIDRWIITWAHARGLETSIVDGWPLVHVRSRTRETELICIDPGLDAFASLFRHVDGDPRAMLTVIADDASPYAELALPPGVRVDRDDETLMATTSSPIEVPALDARFTPRWDIEDHRARYVVEAGDRVAAEGTVGILGEDATFDAVETTPAFQRRGLGRHVMATLTAYALEQGATRGVLAASARGRLLYESLGWEAAADMFSLMGAAESD; via the coding sequence ATGACGGTCAGCACCGCACACGAGCTCATCGATCGCTGGATCATCACCTGGGCGCACGCGCGCGGGCTCGAGACCTCGATCGTCGACGGCTGGCCGCTCGTCCACGTGCGCTCGCGGACCCGCGAGACCGAGCTGATCTGCATCGATCCCGGTCTCGACGCGTTCGCCTCGCTCTTCCGCCACGTCGACGGCGACCCTCGGGCGATGCTCACCGTGATCGCCGACGACGCCAGCCCGTACGCCGAGCTGGCCCTGCCGCCGGGCGTACGCGTCGACCGCGACGACGAGACGCTCATGGCGACGACCTCCAGCCCGATCGAGGTACCGGCGCTCGACGCCCGGTTCACCCCGCGCTGGGACATCGAGGACCACCGCGCCCGCTACGTCGTCGAGGCGGGCGACCGCGTCGCGGCCGAGGGCACCGTCGGCATCCTCGGCGAGGACGCCACGTTCGACGCGGTCGAGACCACGCCGGCCTTCCAGCGGCGTGGGCTCGGCCGCCACGTCATGGCCACCCTCACCGCGTACGCACTGGAGCAGGGTGCCACTCGCGGCGTCCTGGCCGCCTCGGCCCGGGGCCGGCTCCTCTACGAGTCGCTCGGCTGGGAGGCAGCGGCCGACATGTTCTCGTTGATGGGCGCCGCGGAGTCGGACTAG
- a CDS encoding TetR/AcrR family transcriptional regulator, whose translation MVRWEPGTPERLQQAALELFATRGYEQTTATEIAQSVGLTERTFFRHFTDKREVLFLGQDVFNQAFLDGVEAAPAQAAPIEIVASALESAAALFPDERRDHSRTRQLVIEQNPALREREAHKLRSLAATIADALRARGIDDPAATLAAESGVTVFGIAFTQWLRQDEQRSFGTITTDLLRELQTVARGTGA comes from the coding sequence ATGGTGCGATGGGAACCGGGGACGCCGGAACGGCTGCAGCAGGCAGCGCTCGAGCTCTTCGCCACGCGCGGCTACGAACAGACGACCGCCACCGAGATCGCACAGTCCGTCGGGCTGACGGAGCGAACGTTCTTCCGTCACTTCACCGACAAGCGTGAAGTGCTCTTCTTGGGGCAGGACGTGTTCAACCAAGCGTTCCTGGACGGCGTGGAGGCGGCGCCCGCCCAGGCCGCCCCCATCGAGATCGTGGCGAGCGCACTGGAGTCAGCCGCAGCACTGTTCCCCGACGAGCGGCGCGACCACTCCCGCACGCGGCAGCTCGTCATCGAGCAGAACCCGGCGCTGCGGGAACGCGAGGCGCACAAGCTGAGGAGCCTCGCCGCGACGATCGCCGACGCCCTGCGCGCTCGTGGCATCGACGATCCCGCAGCGACGCTGGCCGCCGAGTCCGGCGTCACCGTGTTCGGCATCGCCTTCACGCAGTGGCTTCGCCAGGACGAGCAACGCTCGTTCGGCACCATCACCACGGACCTGCTGCGCGAGCTCCAGACCGTGGCCCGCGGGACCGGGGCCTGA